The following coding sequences are from one Formosa haliotis window:
- a CDS encoding KTSC domain-containing protein: MKRITEYRKLFEVDKDADLKTLKKQYRNLAKEWHPDKFQAGDPLVEEAEAKTRKITDGYHFLVSIAPETKEANKEVYAETINSGVADFQWKNLVLEITFQDGAIYEYFGVTKPIYIKMINSDKVNRFAKRNIYPNYIYRKSKRILETAE; this comes from the coding sequence ATGAAACGCATAACGGAATACAGAAAACTTTTTGAAGTTGATAAAGATGCCGATTTAAAGACTTTAAAAAAACAGTATCGCAATCTTGCTAAAGAATGGCATCCAGATAAATTTCAGGCAGGAGATCCGTTAGTGGAAGAAGCTGAAGCTAAAACCCGTAAAATTACAGATGGTTACCATTTTCTTGTAAGTATTGCTCCAGAAACTAAAGAAGCCAATAAAGAGGTGTATGCAGAAACTATTAATTCTGGTGTGGCCGATTTTCAGTGGAAAAATTTAGTTTTAGAAATTACCTTTCAGGATGGGGCAATCTACGAATACTTCGGGGTTACAAAACCTATCTATATTAAAATGATAAATAGCGATAAAGTGAATCGTTTTGCAAAACGTAACATTTATCCGAATTACATTTACAGAAAATCGAAACGTATTCTTGAAACTGCTGAATAA
- a CDS encoding DEAD/DEAH box helicase: MANLLKEQQDILNKLNIQALNPMQEEALLAIEHTPNTVILSPTGTGKTLAFLLPMLKLLEPEVQDVQALIVVPTRELAIQIEQVLREMGTGFKVNAVYGGRPMSKDKIEIKHVPAILIGTPGRILDHFSNNRFTRDAIKFLILDEFDKSLEQGFEEEMRGILNQLPNLEKRVLTSSTQGVNIPHFVKLHQPLILNYLDVAVKSKLAIKTVISPSLDKANTLVDLLHHIGPKQGIVFCNFRDSIESVSDILRHKNISHACFSGGMEQKDRERALITFRNGSSQVLLATDLAARGIDIPELNFIIHYELPHAKEEFTHRNGRTARVNAKGTAYVLKGSQEELPEFIDQDNPIDISKKAAFKAPFWDTLFISGGRKDKISKGDIAGLFLKQGGLTKDQLGIIELKQDCAFVAVPKTMANELADRLNNSRLKKKKVRIYIL; this comes from the coding sequence ATGGCGAACCTATTAAAAGAACAGCAGGATATTTTAAATAAACTAAATATCCAAGCCTTAAATCCTATGCAGGAAGAAGCGCTTTTGGCCATAGAACATACACCGAATACTGTTATTCTTTCGCCAACAGGTACAGGAAAAACTTTGGCTTTTTTATTGCCTATGTTAAAACTATTAGAACCAGAAGTTCAGGATGTTCAGGCCTTAATTGTTGTACCAACCCGGGAATTAGCAATTCAAATAGAACAAGTACTTCGCGAAATGGGTACTGGTTTTAAAGTAAACGCAGTGTATGGCGGTCGCCCGATGTCTAAAGATAAAATTGAAATTAAACATGTACCGGCAATTTTAATAGGGACTCCGGGACGAATTTTAGATCATTTTAGCAATAATAGATTTACCAGAGATGCCATTAAATTTTTAATTCTAGATGAATTCGACAAGTCTTTAGAGCAAGGTTTCGAAGAAGAAATGCGTGGTATTTTAAATCAGTTACCCAATTTAGAAAAGCGCGTATTAACCTCGTCCACCCAAGGAGTAAACATTCCTCATTTTGTAAAGTTACATCAGCCACTTATTCTAAATTATTTAGATGTTGCTGTAAAATCGAAGTTAGCCATTAAAACGGTAATTTCTCCTTCGTTAGACAAAGCAAATACCCTTGTTGATTTATTGCATCATATTGGCCCAAAACAAGGTATTGTTTTTTGTAATTTTCGTGACAGTATTGAAAGTGTTAGCGACATTCTTCGTCATAAAAACATTAGCCATGCTTGTTTTTCTGGCGGGATGGAACAAAAAGATAGAGAGCGCGCTTTAATTACGTTTAGAAATGGAAGTAGTCAAGTTCTATTAGCGACCGATTTAGCGGCGAGAGGAATAGATATCCCGGAATTAAACTTTATTATCCATTACGAATTACCACATGCTAAAGAAGAATTCACGCATAGAAACGGCCGAACGGCTCGTGTAAACGCCAAAGGAACCGCTTATGTATTAAAAGGAAGCCAGGAAGAATTACCAGAGTTTATAGACCAAGACAATCCGATTGATATTTCTAAAAAAGCAGCTTTTAAAGCTCCGTTTTGGGATACCTTATTTATTTCTGGTGGGCGAAAAGATAAAATCTCGAAAGGGGATATTGCCGGACTGTTTTTAAAACAAGGCGGATTAACAAAAGACCAATTAGGTATTATAGAATTAAAACAAGATTGCGCTTTTGTCGCCGTACCTAAAACCATGGCAAATGAATTGGCTGATCGTTTAAATAATTCCCGACTTAAAAAGAAAAAAGTACGGATTTATATATTGTAG
- a CDS encoding DEAD/DEAH box helicase has product MSHSFSELGLNEDLLQSLADLKLTVPTDIQTKTIPLILKDTKDVVALAQTGSGKTAAFGLPLLQHIDVENTSIQTLILAPTRELGQQIFANLTAFASHSSEISIASVCGGIPIKPQIERLKSPTHLVIATPGRLVDLVKRQAIDIQNVSTLVLDEADEMVSALKVDLDEIIKILPKSRRTLLFTATMPGAIKQLIQNYMSKHVVQVEAHMETKGHQGIDHQYIVVEPIEKLEILLHILKSKEGQRGIIFCKTKAAVNKLAKNLAINKFSSGAIHGSLTQGIRDRIMGQFREGYIDILVATDLAARGIDVKEVAYVINYHLPDTYEAYVHRSGRTARAGAKGMSITILQEEEVPDIADFEAELDIRFSELKKANAESIAENNALIWANKIFKTKPNREVSESFRNKIHTTFHHLTKDELIDKILAQYLLQNTAVSSKSEPYKKKKNK; this is encoded by the coding sequence ATGTCGCATTCCTTTTCAGAATTAGGGTTAAACGAAGACTTGCTTCAAAGTTTAGCCGATTTAAAACTTACTGTTCCTACAGATATTCAAACTAAAACCATTCCTTTAATTTTAAAGGATACTAAAGATGTGGTGGCTTTGGCTCAAACAGGATCTGGTAAAACGGCGGCTTTTGGATTGCCTTTATTACAACATATTGATGTTGAAAATACGTCTATTCAAACTCTAATTTTAGCGCCCACACGTGAATTAGGTCAGCAAATATTTGCCAATTTAACGGCCTTTGCATCACATAGTTCCGAAATTTCTATAGCTTCTGTTTGCGGAGGTATTCCTATAAAACCTCAAATCGAACGCTTAAAATCGCCAACACACCTAGTTATTGCAACACCGGGTAGATTGGTCGATTTGGTAAAACGTCAGGCTATAGACATTCAAAACGTGTCGACTCTAGTTTTAGATGAAGCCGATGAAATGGTAAGTGCCCTTAAAGTAGATTTAGACGAAATTATCAAAATACTTCCAAAATCGCGACGCACCTTATTGTTTACAGCGACTATGCCTGGAGCGATTAAGCAACTTATTCAGAATTACATGTCTAAACATGTGGTTCAGGTAGAAGCCCATATGGAAACCAAAGGGCATCAAGGCATCGACCATCAATATATTGTTGTAGAACCTATTGAAAAACTAGAGATTTTACTTCATATTTTAAAATCTAAGGAAGGGCAACGCGGTATTATCTTTTGTAAAACTAAAGCGGCCGTTAATAAATTAGCCAAAAACTTAGCTATAAATAAATTTTCGTCGGGTGCCATTCATGGAAGTTTAACACAAGGGATTCGCGACCGTATTATGGGACAGTTTCGTGAAGGCTATATCGATATTTTGGTGGCAACAGATTTAGCTGCTCGTGGTATAGATGTGAAAGAGGTAGCTTATGTTATAAATTATCATTTGCCAGATACCTATGAAGCTTATGTGCACCGAAGCGGACGAACTGCAAGGGCAGGAGCAAAGGGTATGTCTATAACGATTCTCCAAGAAGAAGAAGTTCCAGATATAGCCGATTTTGAAGCTGAATTAGACATTAGGTTTTCGGAGTTAAAGAAAGCCAATGCCGAAAGTATAGCAGAAAATAATGCCTTGATTTGGGCGAATAAAATATTTAAAACGAAACCTAATCGTGAGGTGTCCGAAAGTTTCAGAAATAAAATACATACCACCTTTCATCATTTAACCAAAGACGAATTGATCGATAAAATTTTGGCACAATACCTACTTCAGAATACTGCCGTTAGTTCAAAATCTGAACCCTATAAAAAGAAAAAAAATAAATAG
- a CDS encoding EamA family transporter — MGKPKKGLLIILSFFAIYVIWGSTYLMNKIVVTEVPPFLLAAIRFLTAGVLIMIISKLLKLPLRVSRPQLINCIIAGFLFLVYGNGVFVWALKYVDSGFAALIAATQPLFVIFLMRIFHGNTIKTKSLIGVGLGMFGMYLLISQDTLQLTPESIIGIGMLFSCVLCWSSASIFVSKANLPSHFFVSTGYQMISAGTILAIGSLAFGEPWTSPLLWSHNAQIAMVLLIIFGSIVAFTAFNYLLKEVSTEKVSTSAYVNPVIALLLGWYVLDEQITLQSMIAAGILLTGVYFINSKKKMVIFSRFKRNLKAQEN, encoded by the coding sequence ATGGGAAAACCTAAAAAAGGCTTACTAATTATTCTTTCGTTTTTCGCCATATATGTTATTTGGGGATCTACCTATTTAATGAATAAAATTGTAGTTACAGAAGTTCCTCCATTTTTATTAGCGGCCATACGTTTTTTAACTGCAGGCGTATTAATTATGATTATTTCTAAACTATTGAAGCTTCCCCTTCGCGTTTCAAGACCGCAACTAATAAACTGTATTATTGCCGGATTTTTATTTTTAGTTTATGGAAATGGCGTTTTCGTGTGGGCTTTAAAATATGTAGATAGCGGATTTGCCGCATTAATAGCTGCCACGCAACCCTTATTTGTTATTTTTTTAATGCGTATTTTTCACGGAAACACCATTAAAACCAAATCCTTGATTGGCGTAGGGTTGGGCATGTTCGGGATGTATTTATTAATAAGCCAGGACACCTTACAATTAACCCCAGAAAGTATTATAGGCATTGGCATGTTGTTTAGCTGTGTTTTATGTTGGAGTTCGGCTAGTATATTTGTATCGAAAGCGAATTTGCCTTCGCATTTTTTTGTGAGTACTGGCTATCAAATGATATCGGCAGGAACCATTTTAGCGATTGGAAGTTTAGCCTTTGGAGAACCATGGACTAGTCCGTTACTATGGAGCCATAACGCACAAATTGCCATGGTTTTACTAATAATTTTTGGTAGTATTGTGGCCTTTACAGCCTTTAATTATTTATTGAAAGAAGTATCTACAGAAAAGGTATCTACCTCTGCTTATGTAAATCCGGTTATCGCATTGTTGTTGGGGTGGTATGTGTTGGACGAACAAATAACTTTACAATCTATGATAGCTGCTGGTATTTTATTAACCGGGGTTTACTTTATCAATTCGAAGAAAAAAATGGTGATCTTTTCTCGTTTTAAACGAAATTTAAAAGCTCAAGAAAATTAG
- a CDS encoding sensor histidine kinase, producing the protein MNSTEHALKERIKELTCLYEVSSILTHANYEQIDDTFQAICYSLKKAFQYPKHTQITIEHKGVYVETDKTTIQSPSIIAPIKLFNIENGFIKACYTSENLKEHSFLNEEQLLLNNVALKLGTLLERIEIIKNEAALKRKMERNDRLNILGEITAGIAHELNTPLANILGFAELLQAKLTTKEELEDLDKILNSAIYSREVVKKLMFFACEMPHQMSTVNIVPLLKNAVALLEPSFRKHDVKHLVKINNETIKLKADTIQLTQIIFNLIINAIYFSKPNDLVTIEISEKQDIVCLKISDEGDGVTEELADKIFQPFFTTKPVGEGSGLGLSVVHGIVTSHKGTISVEKNHPKGAVFIVKLPKD; encoded by the coding sequence ATGAATAGTACCGAACATGCTTTAAAAGAACGGATAAAAGAATTAACCTGTTTATACGAGGTATCGTCTATCCTTACCCATGCCAATTATGAGCAGATAGACGATACCTTTCAAGCCATTTGTTATAGTTTAAAGAAAGCATTTCAGTATCCTAAACACACGCAAATTACAATTGAACATAAAGGAGTTTATGTTGAAACCGATAAAACAACAATACAATCGCCCAGCATTATCGCGCCTATAAAACTATTTAATATAGAAAATGGCTTTATAAAAGCGTGTTATACTTCGGAAAATTTAAAGGAACATTCTTTTTTAAACGAAGAGCAATTATTACTTAATAACGTTGCTTTAAAATTAGGCACATTACTAGAACGTATAGAAATTATTAAAAATGAAGCTGCTTTAAAACGTAAAATGGAGCGCAATGATCGTCTTAACATTTTGGGTGAAATTACTGCAGGAATCGCGCACGAACTTAATACTCCTCTTGCTAATATTTTAGGTTTTGCCGAATTACTACAAGCCAAACTTACAACAAAAGAAGAATTAGAAGACCTTGATAAAATTTTAAACAGTGCCATTTATTCTCGCGAGGTGGTTAAAAAGCTCATGTTTTTTGCTTGTGAAATGCCACATCAAATGAGTACGGTTAATATTGTTCCGCTATTAAAAAATGCGGTAGCGTTATTAGAGCCTAGTTTTAGAAAACATGACGTAAAACACCTCGTAAAAATTAATAATGAAACTATAAAATTAAAGGCAGATACCATTCAGCTGACTCAGATTATTTTTAACCTTATTATAAATGCCATATATTTTTCTAAACCAAACGATTTAGTTACTATTGAAATTTCGGAAAAACAAGACATCGTGTGTTTAAAAATATCTGATGAAGGCGATGGTGTTACAGAAGAGCTTGCAGATAAAATTTTTCAACCATTTTTCACCACAAAACCAGTTGGCGAAGGTTCTGGCTTAGGTTTAAGTGTCGTTCATGGCATAGTAACAAGTCATAAGGGTACGATTTCTGTTGAAAAAAACCATCCTAAAGGAGCCGTATTTATTGTTAAACTACCAAAAGATTAA
- a CDS encoding sigma-54-dependent transcriptional regulator produces MSVLKENILLVDDDIHILELLQRHLQALNYHTFKAISVREAVSILKDTKIDALITDLKMPEIDGFELLKFTSEHYPNMPKLVITGFPSIQDSLAVIKSGVVEYLTKPFTKNELIEALDKTLKNNKTQSKIKNTTTFTDSKYGEITGNSEGIRRVIERIERVKNNKATVFISGESGTGKELVARSIHYQGQFARGPFIAVNCGGIPENLLEAELFGYVKGAFTGADSNRNGFFQAAQGGTIFLDEIGNASLAVQSRLLRVLQEKEVVKIGSQKAETVDLRIITATNSNLKDMIANKTFREDLYYRLTVVEIDVPPLRNRKEDIPLLVDKFLLKYGVEYKDRFAKLDPEVLPILLRYNWPGNIRELENIIQRAVILSDNLVTVSALPESLKYTIDFPQDSLMPLKDMEKQYILKVLRACDNNKTKASEILQINRKTLREKLKD; encoded by the coding sequence ATGTCTGTACTAAAAGAAAATATTTTACTTGTAGATGATGATATTCATATTTTAGAATTATTACAGCGCCATTTACAAGCCTTAAACTACCATACGTTTAAAGCCATTTCTGTTCGCGAAGCTGTAAGCATTTTAAAAGATACCAAAATAGATGCGCTTATTACCGATTTAAAAATGCCCGAAATTGACGGTTTTGAACTCTTAAAATTCACGTCAGAGCACTACCCTAATATGCCTAAATTGGTAATAACAGGCTTCCCTTCTATTCAAGATTCTTTGGCGGTTATTAAATCTGGTGTAGTAGAATATCTCACAAAACCTTTCACTAAAAATGAATTGATTGAAGCGTTAGATAAAACACTTAAAAATAATAAAACTCAATCGAAGATTAAAAATACTACAACCTTTACGGATTCAAAATACGGTGAAATTACAGGAAATTCTGAAGGCATTCGGCGTGTTATTGAGCGAATAGAACGCGTTAAAAATAATAAAGCAACGGTTTTTATTTCAGGAGAAAGTGGTACAGGAAAAGAACTTGTTGCACGATCTATTCATTATCAGGGGCAGTTTGCTAGAGGACCATTTATAGCTGTAAATTGTGGCGGAATTCCAGAAAATCTGTTAGAAGCGGAATTGTTTGGATACGTAAAAGGAGCATTTACCGGTGCCGATAGTAATCGAAATGGCTTTTTCCAAGCCGCACAAGGCGGAACTATATTTTTAGACGAAATTGGTAATGCCTCCTTAGCTGTGCAATCCCGACTGCTTCGCGTACTTCAAGAAAAAGAAGTTGTAAAAATAGGGTCCCAAAAAGCCGAAACCGTCGATTTAAGAATTATTACGGCCACCAACAGTAACCTAAAAGATATGATTGCAAATAAAACTTTTAGGGAAGATTTATATTACCGGTTAACCGTTGTTGAGATAGATGTGCCTCCACTTCGAAATAGAAAAGAAGATATACCGCTATTAGTCGATAAATTTTTGCTTAAATATGGTGTAGAATACAAAGATCGGTTTGCAAAACTAGATCCCGAAGTCCTTCCCATTTTATTGCGGTATAACTGGCCAGGGAATATAAGAGAATTAGAAAATATTATTCAGCGTGCTGTAATCCTTAGCGACAATCTAGTTACGGTTTCAGCACTTCCTGAATCCTTGAAATATACTATCGATTTTCCTCAAGACAGTTTAATGCCTTTAAAAGATATGGAAAAGCAATATATTTTAAAAGTACTTCGGGCCTGTGATAATAACAAAACAAAGGCTTCAGAAATTCTTCAAATTAATAGAAAAACCTTACGCGAAAAACTTAAAGACTAA
- a CDS encoding Glu/Leu/Phe/Val family dehydrogenase: MITKDIQLPVKKNEKGMVANVLEQFNKAADHINLNPNIRRILNVTNNEIIIHFPVKMDNGDVEIFTGYRVQHNNALGPYKGGLRYHETVDIDAAKALAMWMTWKTSLAGLPYGGAKGGIQINPKLYSQSELERITRRFTYALGDNIGPEHDIPAPDVNTNAQTMAWIADTYMSTKGPSERSTYQHVVTGKPVGSGGIEGRDRSTGYGVFLTIKLWAEKRNVNLKGKTFIVQGFGNVGYWASHFMEQEGAILVGVQDAFSSIYKSEGIEVKQLQAYVTNNEGSIKNFANSEAIEKEEFFALACDIIIPAALGNQITEHNAASIKANLIAEGANGPTNVEGEAILLANGIEIIPDILCNSGGVIGSYFEWLQNRNGELWHMDEVILKLEKVLKESFNKVYDYSISEGVDMRTAAFSIAIQRIEKAYIQRGIFP, from the coding sequence ATGATCACAAAAGATATTCAATTACCAGTAAAGAAAAACGAAAAAGGCATGGTTGCCAATGTGCTAGAACAGTTTAATAAAGCTGCAGATCACATAAATTTAAATCCGAATATTCGAAGAATTTTAAATGTTACTAATAATGAAATCATTATTCATTTTCCTGTAAAAATGGACAATGGCGATGTTGAAATTTTTACCGGATATCGTGTACAACACAATAATGCTTTAGGCCCTTATAAAGGAGGTTTACGCTATCATGAAACGGTAGATATAGATGCCGCAAAAGCTTTAGCCATGTGGATGACCTGGAAAACATCGTTGGCCGGACTGCCTTATGGTGGTGCTAAAGGTGGTATACAAATCAATCCAAAATTATATTCTCAATCAGAATTAGAACGTATCACACGACGATTCACCTACGCTTTAGGCGATAATATCGGACCAGAGCACGATATTCCTGCGCCCGATGTTAACACCAATGCACAAACCATGGCATGGATTGCAGATACTTATATGTCTACAAAAGGTCCTTCGGAACGGTCGACTTACCAACATGTTGTTACTGGAAAACCTGTAGGTTCTGGAGGTATTGAAGGTCGTGATCGCTCTACAGGATATGGAGTGTTTTTAACCATAAAATTATGGGCCGAAAAACGAAACGTAAATTTAAAAGGTAAAACATTTATCGTTCAAGGTTTCGGAAATGTTGGCTATTGGGCATCACATTTTATGGAACAAGAAGGTGCCATTTTGGTTGGAGTACAAGATGCATTTTCTAGTATTTATAAATCGGAAGGAATAGAAGTAAAACAATTACAAGCATATGTAACAAACAATGAAGGCAGTATAAAAAACTTCGCAAACTCTGAAGCTATAGAAAAAGAGGAGTTCTTTGCACTCGCATGTGATATTATTATTCCTGCTGCTTTAGGAAATCAGATTACCGAACACAATGCAGCTTCTATTAAAGCAAATTTAATTGCTGAAGGCGCTAATGGTCCTACCAACGTAGAAGGTGAAGCTATTTTATTAGCAAATGGTATAGAAATTATACCAGATATTCTGTGTAATTCAGGAGGCGTTATTGGTAGTTACTTTGAGTGGTTGCAAAATAGAAACGGAGAATTATGGCACATGGATGAAGTGATTTTAAAACTTGAAAAAGTATTAAAAGAATCCTTTAATAAGGTTTACGATTATAGTATTTCGGAAGGCGTAGACATGCGTACAGCTGCGTTTAGCATTGCCATTCAGCGTATAGAAAAAGCATATATACAACGTGGAATTTTTCCATAA
- a CDS encoding GreA/GreB family elongation factor yields the protein MKYGQLILEKKEFVYLKRILNLSGYSKDIETKKSLQKLTQELHDAEIVDHERMPEDVVRFNSHVTVAQDEWQKTIQVVVPQHKNFKENKISILTPMGSALIGYALGDSIIWEFPNGTKELRIVNVEQEHNYSGLDIVI from the coding sequence ATGAAATACGGACAGCTTATACTAGAAAAAAAAGAGTTTGTGTATTTAAAGCGCATCTTAAATCTTTCGGGATATTCTAAGGATATAGAAACTAAAAAGTCATTGCAAAAACTGACTCAAGAATTACATGATGCAGAAATTGTAGATCACGAACGGATGCCAGAGGATGTGGTTCGTTTTAATAGCCATGTGACTGTTGCTCAAGATGAATGGCAAAAAACGATTCAAGTGGTTGTTCCACAGCATAAGAACTTTAAAGAAAATAAAATATCAATTTTAACGCCTATGGGTTCTGCACTTATCGGCTATGCTTTAGGCGACAGTATAATTTGGGAATTCCCTAATGGGACAAAAGAATTAAGAATTGTAAATGTAGAACAGGAACATAATTATAGCGGTTTAGATATTGTAATATAA
- a CDS encoding DMT family transporter: MQLKQAIKLMLLSTLAFACMNGAVKYLDNIGAFQIVFFRSLGSLFFTFPFLLKNKISIIGNNQKLLILRGVVGLTSMALFFMSTKYLPIGTAVSLRYLAPIFAAIFAILILKEKIFPLQWVFFILAFLGVVILKGFDSNLDTYGLIIILISALFSGLVYIIISKMGKSEHPVVVVNYFMVISALVGGLASINSWVTPVGLQWVFLASLGVFGYFGQLLMTKAFQNAQTNQVAPIKYVEVIFTLILGVTIFGEFYPFWSLFGILLIIVSLIANIIYKDKKTKELALNNPKK, encoded by the coding sequence ATGCAATTAAAACAAGCTATTAAATTAATGCTTCTAAGTACACTAGCCTTTGCTTGTATGAATGGAGCAGTAAAGTATTTAGATAATATTGGTGCGTTTCAAATTGTATTTTTTAGATCGTTAGGATCGCTATTTTTTACCTTTCCTTTTTTACTGAAAAACAAAATTTCTATTATAGGGAATAATCAGAAACTACTTATTTTAAGAGGTGTAGTTGGACTAACCTCTATGGCATTATTTTTTATGTCTACTAAATATTTACCTATAGGTACTGCCGTATCCTTAAGATATTTAGCTCCGATTTTCGCTGCCATTTTTGCGATATTAATATTAAAAGAAAAGATTTTTCCACTACAATGGGTATTCTTTATTTTAGCATTTTTAGGAGTCGTAATATTAAAAGGATTCGACTCTAATTTAGACACCTACGGCTTAATAATAATTCTTATTTCAGCCTTATTTAGTGGTTTGGTTTATATTATTATCAGTAAAATGGGTAAATCTGAACATCCTGTTGTTGTAGTAAATTATTTTATGGTAATATCTGCTTTAGTAGGAGGTTTAGCGTCCATAAATTCATGGGTAACACCTGTCGGATTACAATGGGTATTTCTAGCTAGTTTAGGTGTTTTTGGATATTTCGGGCAGTTGTTAATGACTAAAGCTTTTCAAAATGCACAAACCAATCAAGTTGCTCCTATTAAGTATGTTGAAGTTATATTTACTCTAATTCTAGGGGTAACGATCTTTGGCGAATTTTATCCGTTTTGGTCTTTATTTGGTATTTTACTAATCATTGTATCTTTAATTGCTAACATTATTTATAAAGACAAAAAGACTAAAGAATTAGCGCTTAACAACCCTAAAAAGTAG
- a CDS encoding MBL fold metallo-hydrolase: MAIIFGLVLLTLVLGTIIFVNTSPEFGGKQPAENEKKFALTKHYKEGRFINLGNVDMKIGLKDYGKSLLGYFNPPKGAVPNKPILTESISKSDLENYSGETRLFWFGHSTFLLQIQSKNILIDPMFGDVPSPIEFLGTKRFSDHLPIDIDSLPTIDAVLISHDHYDHLDYGSIIKLKGKVNRFYTPLGVGAHLESWGVKAEKIIELDWWEHRMFSDLQFVCTPAQHFSGRGLTDKGKTLWSSWVIKSDTETIFFSGDSGYGPHFKDIGEKFGPFDFAMMECGQYNTLWHEIHMYPEETAQAALDVKAKRMMPIHWGAFKLAMHGWNEPVERLEKVAKLEHLNMVIPKIGEPILVNATTQPSERWWE, encoded by the coding sequence ATGGCAATTATATTTGGGCTAGTCCTATTAACATTGGTTTTAGGAACCATAATATTCGTAAATACAAGTCCGGAGTTTGGAGGTAAACAACCTGCCGAAAACGAGAAAAAATTTGCATTAACCAAACATTATAAGGAGGGACGATTTATAAACCTCGGGAATGTAGATATGAAAATAGGTTTAAAAGATTATGGAAAAAGTTTGCTTGGTTATTTTAACCCTCCAAAAGGGGCTGTCCCCAATAAACCTATTTTAACTGAATCTATTTCAAAATCAGATTTAGAAAATTATTCAGGGGAAACGCGATTATTTTGGTTCGGACATTCAACATTTTTACTTCAAATTCAATCGAAAAATATATTGATTGATCCCATGTTTGGCGATGTTCCTTCTCCCATAGAATTCTTGGGTACAAAACGTTTTAGTGACCATTTACCTATAGATATTGATAGTCTTCCAACTATTGATGCTGTATTAATTTCACACGACCACTACGATCATTTAGATTATGGTAGCATTATAAAACTTAAAGGCAAAGTAAACCGGTTTTATACTCCATTAGGTGTGGGTGCGCATTTAGAATCTTGGGGTGTAAAGGCCGAAAAAATTATAGAATTAGACTGGTGGGAACACCGTATGTTTTCCGACTTACAATTTGTATGCACACCAGCACAACATTTTTCTGGTCGAGGTCTAACCGATAAAGGAAAAACATTGTGGAGTTCTTGGGTTATTAAGTCAGATACCGAAACTATTTTCTTTAGTGGAGATAGTGGTTATGGTCCACATTTTAAAGACATTGGAGAAAAATTTGGTCCGTTTGACTTTGCTATGATGGAGTGTGGGCAATACAATACGTTATGGCATGAAATACACATGTATCCAGAAGAAACTGCACAAGCCGCTCTAGATGTTAAAGCCAAACGCATGATGCCCATTCATTGGGGCGCTTTTAAATTGGCAATGCATGGTTGGAACGAACCTGTGGAACGCTTAGAGAAAGTCGCTAAACTTGAACATTTAAATATGGTTATACCCAAAATAGGAGAGCCTATTTTAGTAAATGCAACCACACAACCTTCAGAACGCTGGTGGGAGTAA
- a CDS encoding TetR/AcrR family transcriptional regulator — MKPKDELKRQAIINETIAIVYSKGFAGVKMAQIAKKVDISPSTLYVYYKSKDDLITSIATDLLKSMTTTSQKELHNELPFKLKFKALWLFFINFWINNRKEMSFIHQVKQSPYFEMIPKDVRELKTALALDLLNEGKAEGLIKPIDNVILSALLESFMTETVKLIDAKTLQLNKTDTEIMFDLVWDAIKN, encoded by the coding sequence GTGAAACCAAAGGACGAATTAAAAAGACAAGCCATTATTAATGAAACTATAGCTATAGTTTACAGTAAAGGTTTTGCTGGAGTTAAAATGGCACAAATTGCTAAAAAAGTTGATATTTCGCCTTCTACCTTGTATGTGTATTATAAAAGTAAAGACGATTTAATTACTTCTATAGCTACAGATTTACTAAAATCTATGACTACTACAAGTCAAAAAGAGTTACATAATGAATTACCTTTTAAATTGAAATTTAAGGCACTTTGGTTGTTCTTTATTAATTTTTGGATAAACAACCGTAAGGAAATGAGCTTTATTCATCAGGTAAAGCAATCTCCGTACTTTGAAATGATTCCGAAAGATGTTCGTGAATTAAAAACGGCTTTAGCACTAGATTTATTAAATGAAGGTAAGGCTGAAGGATTAATTAAACCTATCGATAATGTCATATTATCGGCCTTATTAGAATCCTTTATGACAGAGACGGTGAAGTTAATTGACGCGAAAACGCTACAATTAAATAAAACAGATACAGAAATTATGTTTGATTTAGTTTGGGATGCAATAAAAAACTAA